One window from the genome of Oryctolagus cuniculus chromosome 1, mOryCun1.1, whole genome shotgun sequence encodes:
- the BATF2 gene encoding basic leucine zipper transcriptional factor ATF-like 2 isoform X1, whose product MHLHGDQGPLTGADPEELQRQLKKKQKNRAAAQRSRQKHTDKADALHQQHEFLERHNQALRKEIQALQAELAWWSRTLHLHTHLCPAVCASCPTPVPPGCWSQAERPPGLAPHGGDCQKQLGLLQTPACSPTAQQLSPGPRPLDSPGLFLSPPPSLSLTSGPAVTTTPSAQVSPSPVLAASPAGSSPMGSSSKLGALLPSPPAPHAPSQPLGLEHPAPGKLGAPPPNPSGALGPAGLRGREREPAVWAADWLELGVAPGPFPLLSSAQVHF is encoded by the exons ATGCACCTCCATGGGGACCAGGGGCCGCTGACCGGGGCC GACCCCGAGGAGCTCCAGAGGCAgctgaagaagaaacagaaaaaccgGGCAGCCGCCCAGCGCAGCCGGCAGAAGCACACGGACAAGGCGGACGCCCTGCACCAG CAGCATGAGTTCTTGGAGAGACACAACCAAGCCCTGCGGAAGGAAATccaggccctgcaggcggagCTGGCGTGGTGGAGCCgaaccctgcacctgcacacgCACCTGTGCCCAGCGGTTTGTGCTTCCTGCCCGACTCCTGTGCCCCCCGGCTGCTGGAGCCAAGCTGAGCGGCCCCCGGGCCTTGCACCCCACGGAGGTGACTGCCAGAAGCAGCTGGGCCTGCTCCAGACCCCAGCGTGCTCGCCAACAGCTCAGCAACTCTCCCCAGGGCCTCGGCCTCTTGATTCCCCTGGCCTCTTCCTGTCCCCGCCCCCTTCGCTCTCCCTCACCTCTGGCCCTGCTGTGACGACCACACCTTCCGCCCAGGTGTCCCCtagccctgtcctggctgcctcgcctgctggctccagccccatGGGGTCTTCTTCTAAGCTCGGggccctcctgcccagccccccagccccgcacGCCCCTTCACAGCCCCTTGGGCTGGAGCACCCCGCTCCAGGAAAACTGGGAGCCCCTCCTCCCAACCCGTCAGGTGCTCTGGGGCCTGCTGGCCTGCGGGGCAGGGAGCGTGAGCCTGCTGTCTGGGCTGCAGACTGGCTTGAGCTGGGCGTGGCTCCCGGCCCCTTCCCACTGCTCTCCTCGGCTCAAGTCCACTTCTGA
- the BATF2 gene encoding basic leucine zipper transcriptional factor ATF-like 2 isoform X2 — translation MHLHGDQGPLTGADPEELQRQLKKKQKNRAAAQRSRQKHTDKADALHQHEFLERHNQALRKEIQALQAELAWWSRTLHLHTHLCPAVCASCPTPVPPGCWSQAERPPGLAPHGGDCQKQLGLLQTPACSPTAQQLSPGPRPLDSPGLFLSPPPSLSLTSGPAVTTTPSAQVSPSPVLAASPAGSSPMGSSSKLGALLPSPPAPHAPSQPLGLEHPAPGKLGAPPPNPSGALGPAGLRGREREPAVWAADWLELGVAPGPFPLLSSAQVHF, via the exons ATGCACCTCCATGGGGACCAGGGGCCGCTGACCGGGGCC GACCCCGAGGAGCTCCAGAGGCAgctgaagaagaaacagaaaaaccgGGCAGCCGCCCAGCGCAGCCGGCAGAAGCACACGGACAAGGCGGACGCCCTGCACCAG CATGAGTTCTTGGAGAGACACAACCAAGCCCTGCGGAAGGAAATccaggccctgcaggcggagCTGGCGTGGTGGAGCCgaaccctgcacctgcacacgCACCTGTGCCCAGCGGTTTGTGCTTCCTGCCCGACTCCTGTGCCCCCCGGCTGCTGGAGCCAAGCTGAGCGGCCCCCGGGCCTTGCACCCCACGGAGGTGACTGCCAGAAGCAGCTGGGCCTGCTCCAGACCCCAGCGTGCTCGCCAACAGCTCAGCAACTCTCCCCAGGGCCTCGGCCTCTTGATTCCCCTGGCCTCTTCCTGTCCCCGCCCCCTTCGCTCTCCCTCACCTCTGGCCCTGCTGTGACGACCACACCTTCCGCCCAGGTGTCCCCtagccctgtcctggctgcctcgcctgctggctccagccccatGGGGTCTTCTTCTAAGCTCGGggccctcctgcccagccccccagccccgcacGCCCCTTCACAGCCCCTTGGGCTGGAGCACCCCGCTCCAGGAAAACTGGGAGCCCCTCCTCCCAACCCGTCAGGTGCTCTGGGGCCTGCTGGCCTGCGGGGCAGGGAGCGTGAGCCTGCTGTCTGGGCTGCAGACTGGCTTGAGCTGGGCGTGGCTCCCGGCCCCTTCCCACTGCTCTCCTCGGCTCAAGTCCACTTCTGA
- the BATF2 gene encoding basic leucine zipper transcriptional factor ATF-like 2 isoform X3, with protein sequence MHLHGDQGPLTGAQHEFLERHNQALRKEIQALQAELAWWSRTLHLHTHLCPAVCASCPTPVPPGCWSQAERPPGLAPHGGDCQKQLGLLQTPACSPTAQQLSPGPRPLDSPGLFLSPPPSLSLTSGPAVTTTPSAQVSPSPVLAASPAGSSPMGSSSKLGALLPSPPAPHAPSQPLGLEHPAPGKLGAPPPNPSGALGPAGLRGREREPAVWAADWLELGVAPGPFPLLSSAQVHF encoded by the exons ATGCACCTCCATGGGGACCAGGGGCCGCTGACCGGGGCC CAGCATGAGTTCTTGGAGAGACACAACCAAGCCCTGCGGAAGGAAATccaggccctgcaggcggagCTGGCGTGGTGGAGCCgaaccctgcacctgcacacgCACCTGTGCCCAGCGGTTTGTGCTTCCTGCCCGACTCCTGTGCCCCCCGGCTGCTGGAGCCAAGCTGAGCGGCCCCCGGGCCTTGCACCCCACGGAGGTGACTGCCAGAAGCAGCTGGGCCTGCTCCAGACCCCAGCGTGCTCGCCAACAGCTCAGCAACTCTCCCCAGGGCCTCGGCCTCTTGATTCCCCTGGCCTCTTCCTGTCCCCGCCCCCTTCGCTCTCCCTCACCTCTGGCCCTGCTGTGACGACCACACCTTCCGCCCAGGTGTCCCCtagccctgtcctggctgcctcgcctgctggctccagccccatGGGGTCTTCTTCTAAGCTCGGggccctcctgcccagccccccagccccgcacGCCCCTTCACAGCCCCTTGGGCTGGAGCACCCCGCTCCAGGAAAACTGGGAGCCCCTCCTCCCAACCCGTCAGGTGCTCTGGGGCCTGCTGGCCTGCGGGGCAGGGAGCGTGAGCCTGCTGTCTGGGCTGCAGACTGGCTTGAGCTGGGCGTGGCTCCCGGCCCCTTCCCACTGCTCTCCTCGGCTCAAGTCCACTTCTGA
- the MAJIN gene encoding membrane-anchored junction protein isoform X1 — MSLKPFTYPFPETRFLHVGPSVYKFKIRYGNSIRGIEIENKDIIVEELEDSIRVVLGNLDNLQPFTTEHFVIFPSASPDKSKWERVSHLKFKHGEAVLIPYPFVFTLYVELNRFQENLSPGKAVKDTPPGRVLAAKSSGSMMRKRKCTEEPSSPGRPELARAKTGTSSRSLSKKKPPVESRRNKERKTQQECQQTSASDTTDVQEEESRRRPRAAEPAVPPPREDSLPPPGETAASGFFGFVRTLFPFRYFFRKSSGEPARSEGTWSPAAAPPPAPSSP, encoded by the exons ATGAGTTTAAAACCATTTACCTACCCATTTCCAGAGACGAGGTTTCTTCATGTCGGTCCCAGTGTGTATAAATTCAAAATCAGATATGGAAACAGCATCAG AGGAATAGAGATAGAAAATAAGGACATCATCGTCGAGGAGCTGGAG GATTCTATCCGTGTGGTCTTGGGAAACTTGGACAATCTGCAGCCTTTTACTACAGAGCACTTCGTTATATTTCCCT CTGCGTCCCCAGATAAAAGCAAATGGGAAAGAGTCTCTCACCTGAAATTCAAACATGGGGAAGCTGTCCTGATCCCGTACCCGTTTGTGTTCACACTCTACGTGGAGCTGAACCGCTTTCAGGAAAACCTGTCACCTG gaaaagcagtgaaggacaCCCCTCCTGGCAGG GTCCTCGCTGCAAAATCATCTGGATCCATGATGAGAAAACGAAAATGCACAGAAGAACCCAGCTCCCCCGGcaggccagagctggccag GGCCAAGACGGGGACTTCCAGTCGCAGCCTCAGCAAAAAGAAGCCCCCTGTGGAATCCAGGAGG aacaaggaaagaaaaacccAGCAGGAGTGTCAGCAGACCTCGGCCTCTGACACCACAGACGTCCAGGAAGAGG AGTCTAGGCGCAGACCCCGTGCTGCAGAGCCAGCTGTCCCACCACCGCGGGAAGACAGCCTGCCTCCCCCTGGAGAGACAGCAGCCAGCGGCTTCTTCGGCTTTGTGCG CACCCTCTTCCCGTTCCGGTACTTCTTCAGGAAGAGCAGCGGGGAGCCTGCCCGGAGCGAGGGCACCTGGAGCCCCGCGGCCGCGCCTCCTCCGGCCCCGTCCTCGCCTTAG
- the MAJIN gene encoding membrane-anchored junction protein isoform X2, with the protein MSLKPFTYPFPETRFLHVGPSVYKFKIRYGNSIRGIEIENKDIIVEELEDSIRVVLGNLDNLQPFTTEHFVIFPYKSKWERVSHLKFKHGEAVLIPYPFVFTLYVELNRFQENLSPGKAVKDTPPGRVLAAKSSGSMMRKRKCTEEPSSPGRPELARAKTGTSSRSLSKKKPPVESRRNKERKTQQECQQTSASDTTDVQEEESRRRPRAAEPAVPPPREDSLPPPGETAASGFFGFVRTLFPFRYFFRKSSGEPARSEGTWSPAAAPPPAPSSP; encoded by the exons ATGAGTTTAAAACCATTTACCTACCCATTTCCAGAGACGAGGTTTCTTCATGTCGGTCCCAGTGTGTATAAATTCAAAATCAGATATGGAAACAGCATCAG AGGAATAGAGATAGAAAATAAGGACATCATCGTCGAGGAGCTGGAG GATTCTATCCGTGTGGTCTTGGGAAACTTGGACAATCTGCAGCCTTTTACTACAGAGCACTTCGTTATATTTCCCT ATAAAAGCAAATGGGAAAGAGTCTCTCACCTGAAATTCAAACATGGGGAAGCTGTCCTGATCCCGTACCCGTTTGTGTTCACACTCTACGTGGAGCTGAACCGCTTTCAGGAAAACCTGTCACCTG gaaaagcagtgaaggacaCCCCTCCTGGCAGG GTCCTCGCTGCAAAATCATCTGGATCCATGATGAGAAAACGAAAATGCACAGAAGAACCCAGCTCCCCCGGcaggccagagctggccag GGCCAAGACGGGGACTTCCAGTCGCAGCCTCAGCAAAAAGAAGCCCCCTGTGGAATCCAGGAGG aacaaggaaagaaaaacccAGCAGGAGTGTCAGCAGACCTCGGCCTCTGACACCACAGACGTCCAGGAAGAGG AGTCTAGGCGCAGACCCCGTGCTGCAGAGCCAGCTGTCCCACCACCGCGGGAAGACAGCCTGCCTCCCCCTGGAGAGACAGCAGCCAGCGGCTTCTTCGGCTTTGTGCG CACCCTCTTCCCGTTCCGGTACTTCTTCAGGAAGAGCAGCGGGGAGCCTGCCCGGAGCGAGGGCACCTGGAGCCCCGCGGCCGCGCCTCCTCCGGCCCCGTCCTCGCCTTAG
- the MAJIN gene encoding membrane-anchored junction protein isoform X3, which translates to MPDFQIRNRCVPYLPHRSSDSIRVVLGNLDNLQPFTTEHFVIFPSASPDKSKWERVSHLKFKHGEAVLIPYPFVFTLYVELNRFQENLSPGKAVKDTPPGRVLAAKSSGSMMRKRKCTEEPSSPGRPELARAKTGTSSRSLSKKKPPVESRRNKERKTQQECQQTSASDTTDVQEEESRRRPRAAEPAVPPPREDSLPPPGETAASGFFGFVRTLFPFRYFFRKSSGEPARSEGTWSPAAAPPPAPSSP; encoded by the exons ATGCCTGACTTCCAGATCAGAAATAGGTGTGTGCCATACCTGCCACACAGGAGCTCA GATTCTATCCGTGTGGTCTTGGGAAACTTGGACAATCTGCAGCCTTTTACTACAGAGCACTTCGTTATATTTCCCT CTGCGTCCCCAGATAAAAGCAAATGGGAAAGAGTCTCTCACCTGAAATTCAAACATGGGGAAGCTGTCCTGATCCCGTACCCGTTTGTGTTCACACTCTACGTGGAGCTGAACCGCTTTCAGGAAAACCTGTCACCTG gaaaagcagtgaaggacaCCCCTCCTGGCAGG GTCCTCGCTGCAAAATCATCTGGATCCATGATGAGAAAACGAAAATGCACAGAAGAACCCAGCTCCCCCGGcaggccagagctggccag GGCCAAGACGGGGACTTCCAGTCGCAGCCTCAGCAAAAAGAAGCCCCCTGTGGAATCCAGGAGG aacaaggaaagaaaaacccAGCAGGAGTGTCAGCAGACCTCGGCCTCTGACACCACAGACGTCCAGGAAGAGG AGTCTAGGCGCAGACCCCGTGCTGCAGAGCCAGCTGTCCCACCACCGCGGGAAGACAGCCTGCCTCCCCCTGGAGAGACAGCAGCCAGCGGCTTCTTCGGCTTTGTGCG CACCCTCTTCCCGTTCCGGTACTTCTTCAGGAAGAGCAGCGGGGAGCCTGCCCGGAGCGAGGGCACCTGGAGCCCCGCGGCCGCGCCTCCTCCGGCCCCGTCCTCGCCTTAG
- the MAJIN gene encoding membrane-anchored junction protein isoform X4: MPDFQIRNRCVPYLPHRSSDSIRVVLGNLDNLQPFTTEHFVIFPYKSKWERVSHLKFKHGEAVLIPYPFVFTLYVELNRFQENLSPGKAVKDTPPGRVLAAKSSGSMMRKRKCTEEPSSPGRPELARAKTGTSSRSLSKKKPPVESRRNKERKTQQECQQTSASDTTDVQEEESRRRPRAAEPAVPPPREDSLPPPGETAASGFFGFVRTLFPFRYFFRKSSGEPARSEGTWSPAAAPPPAPSSP; encoded by the exons ATGCCTGACTTCCAGATCAGAAATAGGTGTGTGCCATACCTGCCACACAGGAGCTCA GATTCTATCCGTGTGGTCTTGGGAAACTTGGACAATCTGCAGCCTTTTACTACAGAGCACTTCGTTATATTTCCCT ATAAAAGCAAATGGGAAAGAGTCTCTCACCTGAAATTCAAACATGGGGAAGCTGTCCTGATCCCGTACCCGTTTGTGTTCACACTCTACGTGGAGCTGAACCGCTTTCAGGAAAACCTGTCACCTG gaaaagcagtgaaggacaCCCCTCCTGGCAGG GTCCTCGCTGCAAAATCATCTGGATCCATGATGAGAAAACGAAAATGCACAGAAGAACCCAGCTCCCCCGGcaggccagagctggccag GGCCAAGACGGGGACTTCCAGTCGCAGCCTCAGCAAAAAGAAGCCCCCTGTGGAATCCAGGAGG aacaaggaaagaaaaacccAGCAGGAGTGTCAGCAGACCTCGGCCTCTGACACCACAGACGTCCAGGAAGAGG AGTCTAGGCGCAGACCCCGTGCTGCAGAGCCAGCTGTCCCACCACCGCGGGAAGACAGCCTGCCTCCCCCTGGAGAGACAGCAGCCAGCGGCTTCTTCGGCTTTGTGCG CACCCTCTTCCCGTTCCGGTACTTCTTCAGGAAGAGCAGCGGGGAGCCTGCCCGGAGCGAGGGCACCTGGAGCCCCGCGGCCGCGCCTCCTCCGGCCCCGTCCTCGCCTTAG